A DNA window from Engraulis encrasicolus isolate BLACKSEA-1 chromosome 3, IST_EnEncr_1.0, whole genome shotgun sequence contains the following coding sequences:
- the LOC134445510 gene encoding UDP-glucuronosyltransferase 3A1-like → MAVTAFILLFLLLDFFILLHSARILTICLIGGSHYMLMDEISHSFHQSGHRVRMLLQLGNPVINGLDYAGRPDSYELSTWSPGESYIEEYNGWFLQQQKEFLLGRSNFSGFLSFMGHLAYHCDLILSDSELMSSLREESFDMALLDAFNPCSFLVASFLGLRYVAFYPGTLNGPVSVGLPSPLSYVPVFNSELSDQMGLLERVKNLLFSVVSPAAEELMHQQFRHVGERHFLSAPAMAELYGRAELWAFNTDFSLEFPQPLMPYTVLVGGMLSKPAKPVAQELEDFIGLYDESGFIVVTLGSMVSSVPLEDLLREMNAAFARVPQAVIWRYHAPRWPHHLQPAPNVKLVEWLPQNDLLGHPKARLLITHGGQNSILQAVFHSVPVLGVPLFGDQFDNLVRVRAKGLGLALRPTDIHRDLLSDTITTLITDHRYKASARSLSRMHRSQPVPPGQRLVQWVEHVLHSGGGAHLRPASLQQAWYQRCLLDVALVMALMVLGPLALVLVAFQSYSGRSKLKQA, encoded by the exons atGGCTGTGACtgccttcatcctcctcttcctcctgcttgaCTTCTTCATCCTCCTACACAGTGCCAGGATCCTCACCATCTGCCTCATTG gtgGCAGTCACTACATGCTTATGGATGAGATATCGCACTCCTTCCACCAAAGCGGTCACCGTGTGCGCATGCTGCTACAGCTGGGAAACCCCGTCATCAATG GGCTGGACTATGCTGGGCGCCCAGACAGCTATGAGTTGAGCACCTGGTCTCCTGGCGAGAGTTACATTGAGGAATACAACGGCTGGTTCCTCCAGCAGCAGAAGGAGTTTCTACTTGGCAG GAGTaacttcagtggcttcctgaGCTTCATGGGCCACCTGGCGTACCACTGTGACCTGATCCTGAGCGACTCCGAGCTCATGTCCTCCCTCCGAGAGGAGTCCTTCGACATGGCCCTGCTGGACGCCTTCAACCCCTGCTCCTTCCTCGTCGCCAGCTTCCTGGGCCTGCGCTACGTGGCCTTCTACCCCGGAACCCTCAACGGGCCCGTGTCCGTCGGCCTGCCCAGCCCGCTGTCGTACGTCCCCGTCTTCAACTCGGAGCTGTCGGACCAGATGGGCCTACTAGAACGGGTCAAGAACCTGCTGTTCTCCGTCGTGTCCCCCGCCGCAGAGGAGCTGATGCACCAGCAGTTCCGCCACGTGGGGGAACGCCACTTCCTGTCTGCGCCTGCCATGGCGGAGCTGTACGGCCGCGCGGAGCTCTGGGCCTTCAACACCGACTTCTCCCTGGAGTTCCCTCAGCCCCTCATGCCCTACACCGTGCTGGTCGGGGGGATGCTGTCCAAACCTGCCAAGCCAGTGGCTCAG GAGCTGGAGGATTTCATAGGCCTGTATGATGAGTCTGGCTTCATCGTGGTGACTCTTGGCTCCATGGTCTCCTCCGTCCCCCTGGAGGACCTATTGAGGGAGATGAACGCAGCATTCGCCCGCGTCCCCCAGGCTGTCATCTGGAGGTACCACGCTCCCCGCTGGCCCCACCACCTGCAGCCTGCGCCCAACGTCAAACTGGTGGAGTGGCTGCCTCAGAATGACTTGCTGG ggCATCCCAAAGCTCGTCTCCTGATCACCCATGGAGGCCAGAACAGCATCCTGCAGGCCGTGTTCCACAGTGTGCCCGTGTTAGGGGTGCCTCTGTTCGGGGACCAGTTTGACAACCTGGTGAGGGTGAGAGCCAAAGGCCTGGGACTGGCACTCAGGCCCACAGACATCCACAGAGACCTGCTCAGCGACACCATCACCACACTCATCACCGACCACAG GTACAAAGCGTCGGCCCGGTCCCTGAGTAGGATGCACCGCTCACAGCCGGTCCCTCCAGGCCAGCGGCTGGTGCAGTGGGTGGAGCATGTGCTGCACAGTGGGGGAGGGGCCCACCTTCGCCCCGCCTCCCTGCAGCAGGCCTGGTACCAGCGCTGCCTCTTGGACGTGGCCCTGGTGATGGCACTGATGGTGCTCGGGCCCTTGGCGCTGGTACTAGTGGCTTTTCAGAGCTACAGTGGACGAAGCAAGCTCAAACAggcctga